AATTATCAAAATAAAGAAATTTACAAAGCTAAAAAAAGTTTTGATTCAGCAAGTTATAACTTGTTATCAAATGATTATTACGTTTATACATCAGATTTTTTTAATATAGAAGAAATAAATGAACAATTTTTTCCAAAGTTTTGAAAAGATAAAAATAATAATGGTAAAATTGAACCAAATGAATTAGTAGTTGCTAATAATTTTACATTTAATAATAAAACTATTTCTTCAAAGAGAAGTTTTTTTGATAATTTGTCATACGATCATCAATTTATTATTATTAATAATTTTGAAAATAAAAAATGGTTTAAAATAGTTAAAAAAAAGGGGAAACATGGAAACGCATAAATTGGAGAAATATTTTAATGTTCAAGCTTATAAGTATAATGGTAAATTGTATAGACAATGAAATGGTGTTAGAATAATTGATGATAAGAAAAACTATTTAGTTGCTTACATGAATAAAAAAACAAGAGTTCAAGAGAAAAAAACACATCGTTGAAATATTAAAAGTAATACATTGTGGTTTTTTCATAAATATAATTTTTTTAATGCAATAGTCACAATAGAAGGGAATAAGAATTATATTTATGTAAATTTGGCTTCACCTTTTTTTATGGAAGACGACACAATTAAATATATTGATTTTGATCTTGATATAAAAGTATATCATGGTAAAGAAATAAATATTATTGATAAAAATGAATTTTTTATGAATGCTAAAAAAATGGATTATTCAAAAAAACTTACTAAATTAATATTTGAAGAATTAAAAAAAATTGTTGACCTTTATTATTCTTCAGAATTTATTTTTGATAATAAATTTTTAAGCAAATATATAAAAAAAATTAAAATTATCAATAGTAAAAAAAGTTTTTAAAACAAGATACCGATTTTTTTGCATTAATCAAAAAATATAAAAACAAAAAAATATTAAGTTATTTTTATACAATTTTAGTCATAAATATTAATAATATTTTATTTA
This Mesomycoplasma neurolyticum DNA region includes the following protein-coding sequences:
- a CDS encoding DUF402 domain-containing protein, coding for METHKLEKYFNVQAYKYNGKLYRQWNGVRIIDDKKNYLVAYMNKKTRVQEKKTHRWNIKSNTLWFFHKYNFFNAIVTIEGNKNYIYVNLASPFFMEDDTIKYIDFDLDIKVYHGKEINIIDKNEFFMNAKKMDYSKKLTKLIFEELKKIVDLYYSSEFIFDNKFLSKYIKKIKIINSKKSF